One Acidobacteriota bacterium genomic window, GTACGGTCCACTCACCTCGGCCAGCTCTCTTCTTCTAGGCCCGAGCGCGGTGGGGACTCGGGATGCAGGGGTGCCGGGGAAGACGGCGAATGTAGCGCTCCCCCTTGGGGACGCAAAGCAGAAATAAGGACCTACCATGAAACGACTCGGACTCGTCGGGGGGCTGGGGCCCGAATCCACCATCGACTACTACCGCAAGATCATCCAAAGCTGGGTCGAGATCCAGCCGGATACGTTGCCTGCGGTGCTCATCGATAGTCTCGATGTCAATCGCGGCATTGAGCTCGTGCGGAACGATCACGATGGGCTGGTCGAATATCTTCTGGAATCGCTGCATCGTCTGAAACGCGCCGGGTGTGACCTTGCGGCGATGGCCGCGAACACTCCTCATCTTGTGTTTGATGCGCTGGCGGACCGCTCGCCTCTTCCCCTCGTCAGCATTGTGGAAGCGGCGGCGGAGAATGCTCGGGCGGAGGGGTATGGCCGGGTGGGGCTCTTGGGGACCGGGTTTACCATGGGCTCGACCTTCTACCAGAAGACTTATTCGCGGATCGGCATCGAGGTGGTCGTTCCTCCAGCCGAAGATCGAGACTGGTTGCAGGAACGCTATCTCGGAGAACTCTTGAAGGGCGTGTTTCGGGACGAGACGCGGGAGGGAGTCCAGCGCCTGATCGCAGATCTCGAGCGCGAGCAGGGGGTCGATGCAGTTCTCTTGGCGGGCACGGAGCTCCCGCTCCTGGTGAGCAGCGAGAGCGTTGCCGGCGTTCCGCTCGTCGATACGGGGGCAGTCCACATCGCGGCCATCCTCCGGCAGTTGACGGCCGTCGCCCCATGATTTGGCAGGTGCTACTCTGACCGCTGAGGTGGCCGCGGCTGCGCGGCGAGAGAATCGACCGACGGGGCGGATGGCGCCCTGGAGAGGAAAGCTATGATGATTAAGATGTTGAGGGTGTTGAGCGCGATTCTGTGTGCGGTTTTGCTGGTGCCCGCGGTTGGGGCGGCAGAGGGCGAGGGGGTGCGGAGCGAGGTCCTCAAGACCGACGCGGGGGAATTGATTCTGTTGCAGGAACTCGTGGTGGAGGCGCCGGTGGCGCGGGTCTGGGAGGCGTATACCACCGGGGCCGGCTGGCAGGCGTGGGCAGCGCCGGTGGCGGAGGTCGATCTTCGCATCGGGGGCGAGATCCGGACGCACTACGCCGCTGAAGGCAAGATTGGCGACCCGGGGACGAACGTAGTGCACATCGTGAACTACGTGCCCGAACAGATCCTCACCCTCCAGGCCGAGCTCTCGGAACGGTGGCCGGAGGTGATGAAGGAGGACGCCGGAAACCTGATGAACGTCATCGTCTTCGACGCGGAAGGGGAAGCGCGGACCCGGATTCGTTCGTACGGCGTGGGGTATCGGGACTTGCCCGCCTACGACAAGCTGATGGAGTTCTTCATTCCCGCCAACGAAGGGCTGTTGCGGAAGCTCAAAGAGTATCTGGAGAAATAGCCGCACCGGTCATGGGGCCGGCTGATGCAGCCCGCGACCTCTTTCACCCCTCAAGTCAACGGTGCCGGATTGAAGAGCACCAGATCATTGTGCAGCCGGTGCTGCTCGGCCCAGGGCTTCTGCTTGCCGCTGGCGACGTCGAGATAGTAGTGGAAGAGCTCCCAGCCGAGCTCTTCGACGGTGGCCTCGCCGGTGGCGATGCGGCCGGCGTCGACGTCGATGAGGTCGGGCCAGCGTTGGGCGAGCTCGGTGCGGGAGCTGACCTTGATCACCGGGGCCATGGCCAGACCGTAGGGAGTGCCCCGGCCGGTGGTGAAGACGTGGAGGTTCATACCGGCGGCGAGTTGGAGGGTGCCGCAGACGAAGTCGCCGGCGGGGGTGGCGCAGAAGTTTAGACCGTGAGTGCGGCGGCGCTCTCCGGGGCCAATGACGCCGCGGATCGCCGAATGGCCGGACTTGACCGTGGCACCCAGGGCCTTTTCCACGATATTCGACAGCCCGCCGGCCTTGTTGCCCGGGGACGTGTTGGCGGCGCGGTTGCTGGAGCCGCGGGCCAAGTACTGGTCGTACCAATCCATCTCGTCGATGAGGGCCTGAGCCACCTCCTCGGTCTCGGCGCGGGCGCTCAGCAGGTGCACCGCGTCGCGGACCTCGGTGACCTCCGAGAACATCACCGTCGCGCCGGCGCGCACCAGTAGATCCGAAGCAAAGCCCAGGGCCGGGTTGGCCGTGATGCCGGAGAAACCGTCGCTGCCCCCGCACTGCATGCCGAGAACCAGGGCGGAGGCGGGGCACGTCTCCCGGCGCCGCTGGTTGAGCTTGTCCAGCCGGCGTTCGGCCATGGCGAGGATCTGCTCGATCATGCCGGTGAAGCCGGTGCTCGACTCCTGCAGCCGGTAGAGCCACTTCCCCTCGTGGTCGAGATCCCGGTCGTCGTCGGCGATGATCTGCGCGGGCTGCAGCATCTCGCAGCCCAGACCCACCACCATCGCCTGACCACCGAGGTTGGGGTTGCGGGCGAGGTTGCGCACCGTGCGGATGGGGATCTGGGAGTCTTTCGAATCGAAGGCGATGCCGCAGCCGAAGGAGTGGGTCAGGGCGACGACGTCGTCGACGTGGGGGTAGCGCGGTAGGAGCTCCTCGCGGATCTTCCGGACGGCATGCTCCAGCACTCCGGTGACGCATTGCACGGTGGTGGTGATGCCCAGGATGTTGCGGGTGCCGACGCTGCCGTCGGGGTTCTTGTAGCCTTCGAAGGTATAGCCCTCCAGAGGCTCCGCCGGGGCTGGAACGGCGGTGCTGCGGGGCAGCGCGCCGAGGGCCGGTGGGGTGGGGAGGTCGAGATCCACCTCCTTCACCCAGGTTCCGGCGCCGAGGTCGCGGCGGGCGGTGCCGATGACCTGACCGTAGCGCCGCACCGCCTCCCCCTCGGCGATGGGCCGGAGGGCGATCTTGTGGCTTTGGGGAACGGCTTCCTCCGCGCGGAAGCCGTCTTCGAAGACCGAACCGGGGGAGACGCCGCCTTGGTTGATCACCACGGCGACGTTGTCGTCCTCGTGCAGGCGGAGGTAGCGGGGGTTCTCGGTGTATTGATTCAGGGGCATGGGTGGAGTGTCCGCTCAGCCGATTTCCGTGCTCATCTTCTTGCCTCCGACTGGTATAGTACGGCCCAATGCTACCGGTGGCAAGGTTGTTCGTTTGGACTGCTCTCCTGGGTTTGGGGCTGATGCTGGCTCCGATTCCCGATGCGCGAGCTGCAGACGCTGAAGATCCTCGGAACGAGAGCTCCCGGGAGAGCTCCCAGACCTGGGGCCAGCGGCTGGCGGAGAGCACCATGGCCGAGTTTCCGCAGGCCTGGAGCATGCGCAAATCCGACGGGGAGTACCGCTGGGCTTACACCCAGGGCCTGGTGACCCTCGGCATGTACCGGCTCTACCAGAAGCACGGGAGCCCCGAGTACTACCGGTACATGAAGGAGTATGTCGACCACTACGTCGAGGCCGACGGCAGCATCCGCACGCTGGCCCTGGACGAGTACAACATTGACTCCATCAACTCCGGCAAGCTGCTCTTCCCGCTCCTGGAGGAATCCGGCGACGAGCGTTACCGGGGCGCCATCGAGGGGCTGCGGCGGCAGCTCGAGTGGCAGCCGCGCACCCACAACGGGGTCTTCTGGCACAAGCGCAAATATCCGTGGCAGGTCTGGCTCGACGGGCTCTACATGGGGGCGCCGTTCTACGCCGAGTACGCGGCGCGGTTTGATCAGCCGGGAGCTTTCGACGATCTTCTCAGCCAGTTCCAGGAGAGCTATTCGAAGCTGCGGGATCCGAAGACGGGCCTGCTCTTCCACGGCTGGGATGAGAGCCGCGTGCAGCGCT contains:
- the garD gene encoding galactarate dehydratase is translated as MPLNQYTENPRYLRLHEDDNVAVVINQGGVSPGSVFEDGFRAEEAVPQSHKIALRPIAEGEAVRRYGQVIGTARRDLGAGTWVKEVDLDLPTPPALGALPRSTAVPAPAEPLEGYTFEGYKNPDGSVGTRNILGITTTVQCVTGVLEHAVRKIREELLPRYPHVDDVVALTHSFGCGIAFDSKDSQIPIRTVRNLARNPNLGGQAMVVGLGCEMLQPAQIIADDDRDLDHEGKWLYRLQESSTGFTGMIEQILAMAERRLDKLNQRRRETCPASALVLGMQCGGSDGFSGITANPALGFASDLLVRAGATVMFSEVTEVRDAVHLLSARAETEEVAQALIDEMDWYDQYLARGSSNRAANTSPGNKAGGLSNIVEKALGATVKSGHSAIRGVIGPGERRRTHGLNFCATPAGDFVCGTLQLAAGMNLHVFTTGRGTPYGLAMAPVIKVSSRTELAQRWPDLIDVDAGRIATGEATVEELGWELFHYYLDVASGKQKPWAEQHRLHNDLVLFNPAPLT
- a CDS encoding SRPBCC domain-containing protein: MMIKMLRVLSAILCAVLLVPAVGAAEGEGVRSEVLKTDAGELILLQELVVEAPVARVWEAYTTGAGWQAWAAPVAEVDLRIGGEIRTHYAAEGKIGDPGTNVVHIVNYVPEQILTLQAELSERWPEVMKEDAGNLMNVIVFDAEGEARTRIRSYGVGYRDLPAYDKLMEFFIPANEGLLRKLKEYLEK
- a CDS encoding glycoside hydrolase family 88 protein; the encoded protein is MFVWTALLGLGLMLAPIPDARAADAEDPRNESSRESSQTWGQRLAESTMAEFPQAWSMRKSDGEYRWAYTQGLVTLGMYRLYQKHGSPEYYRYMKEYVDHYVEADGSIRTLALDEYNIDSINSGKLLFPLLEESGDERYRGAIEGLRRQLEWQPRTHNGVFWHKRKYPWQVWLDGLYMGAPFYAEYAARFDQPGAFDDLLSQFQESYSKLRDPKTGLLFHGWDESRVQRWSDPETGRSPGFWTRSLGWYSMSLVDTYEHFPPDHGGREQLAGMLDDLSQALLAVQDERSKIWWQVPDQGGREGNFLEASGSAMIAYAWAKGARLGMLDSRYRELAQESFFGLVDELVDWDPRGGPKETGRMQIRNVCRSAGLGGDPYRDGTYDYYVSTDVVISDAHGVGAFLLASAEIE
- a CDS encoding amino acid racemase, with translation MKRLGLVGGLGPESTIDYYRKIIQSWVEIQPDTLPAVLIDSLDVNRGIELVRNDHDGLVEYLLESLHRLKRAGCDLAAMAANTPHLVFDALADRSPLPLVSIVEAAAENARAEGYGRVGLLGTGFTMGSTFYQKTYSRIGIEVVVPPAEDRDWLQERYLGELLKGVFRDETREGVQRLIADLEREQGVDAVLLAGTELPLLVSSESVAGVPLVDTGAVHIAAILRQLTAVAP